A region of the Pseudomonas sp. A34-9 genome:
CAGCCAGTCAAGGTCAACTCCAAAGTCCGGCTCAAGGTCGATCTGGGCGAAGTGACCGAGAAAAAACCGGGCCAGTGGCTGCTCAAAGCCACCGCAACACTGGAGATAGAAGGCTCGGACAAACCGGCCTACATCGCCGAGCCGCTGTCGCTCTGCTTCGTCTGATGGTTCTGGATGCGAAGCAGCGCACGCTGTTTCGCGTCAACACTGTTTTTACCGGCTGCATTAGGTCACACAGCTGCGGCATACTCGGTCGCCTAATTGCCCGGATCCCGCTATGCGCTCACTCGCTCGTCTTGCACCCCTTGCCTTGACCCTGATGCTCACCGCGTGCGGCGACGGCGAATCGCTGTTGCCCCCGGATGCGCGCCTGCCTGACGGCGGACGCTATCGCGGTGAACTGGTCGATGGCTTGCTGCAAGGTCAGGGCCGCGTCGACTACCCCAACGGCAGTTGGTATGCCGGGCAGTTCGACAAGGGCCAGTGGCATGGTCAGGGCGAATGGCATGGCAGCAATGGCGAGGTTTATCGCGGCCAGTTTCAGCAAGGTCTTTTCGACGGTCAGGGCAGCCTGACCACCAATGCCAGCAGTTACACCGGCGGCTTCAAGCAGGGCCGCCGCGAAGGCGAAGGTACGCTGAAAGAAAACGGCATGACCTATCGTGGCGAGTTCAAGGCTGATCAATATTCCGGACTCGGCCGTCTGGAGATGGACGACGGCAGTTCCTATCAAGGCCAGTTCGCCCACGGCAAACCCAACGGCGAAGGCCAGCGCGGCGACGCCAGCGGCAACTCGTTCAGCGGGCATTTCGTCAACGGTCAACTGGAAGGCAACGGCACCTTCAACAGTGCCGACGGCGACATCTATGTCGGCGGCTTCAAGAACAATCAATTGCACGGCAAGGGCCGCTATGAAAACGCTGACGGCGATGTCTGGCTCGGCCAGTTCAAGGAAGGCGCACTGACCGGCAAGGGCGAACTGATCGGCGCCGACGGCAGCCATTACATCGGCGCATTCAGCGACTGGCGCTTCAGCGGTCAGGGCCGTTTGAACCTGTCTGATGGCAGTTTCTACATCGGTGGCTTCGACAACGACAGTTACGCCGGACGCGGCACTCTGGTGCTCACCGATGGCAGCGTCATGAGCGGCACCTGGATCAATGGCCAGCGCGTGCGCGACGCCGACGGCAAGTTGCTGCCCGATACGCTCGAACTCGGCTTGCTCGCTCAGGGCCGCCTGCTCGAGGACGCACTGGCCGCCATTCCTGCTTCGACCCCGGCGGTCGAGTTGTACACCCTGACCCTCGGCGGCGACGGCAAGCAAAGTGTGTTCCTGCGCGAATCCGACTACGTCGCCAATATGCTCAACACGCGCTTCGGCGCTTATGGCCAGATCCGTCTGGTCAACCACCGCGACCACCTCAGCGACCGGCCGATGGCCACGCGCGAGAACCTGCGCCGCGCCGCGCAAACCCTCGCCGAACGCAGTGGCCCGGAAGATTTGCTGTTCATCTACCTGACCAGCCACGGCACCGCCGAGCACGAACTGGTGCTCGACCAGCCGCGCATGGAGCTGGCCGACCTGCCCGCCGACGAACTCGCCGCCGTACTGGCGCCGCTGAAAAACCGCGACAAGATCATCGTGATTTCGTCGTGCTACTCCGGCGGTTTTATCCCGGCGCTGAAAGACGAACGCACGCTGATCATGACCGCCTCGCGCGCTGATCGCGTGTCCTTCGGCTGCTCGGAAGAAGCCAACTTCACCTATTTCGGCGACGCGCTGTTCGCCCAGGCGCTGAACCAGACCGATGATCTGGAGCAAGCCTTCAAACTGGCCAAGGCCACCGTGGCCGAGCGTGAACTGGCCGATAACTTCGAGGCCTCGGAGCCGCAGATCTGGGCGCCGAAAACCGTGCTGTCGCACTGGCAACTGCTGCGCAAACAGCAAGCCAGAAAAGCATTGCAAAGTGCTGCGTTGAACGACGGAGCGATAAAGAGCAACTAAGCTGAACAGTATCAAGGGAGAGACACTATGTACTTGACGCCTCAGCACGTATTGCTTGCCGGAGCCACCGGTTTGACCGGTGAACATCTACTCGACCGTTTGCTCAACGAGCCAACGATTTCTCGCGTGCTCGCCCCATCCCGTCGACCTTTGGCCGAACATCCGCACCTGGAAAACCCGGTGGGTGATCCGCAGGCGTTTCTGCCGCAGCTCAGTGGTCGCGTCGATATCGCCTACTGCTGCCTCGGTACCACCATCAAGCAGGCAGGCTCGGAAGCGGCGTTTCGCGCGGTGGACCTGGACATGGTGGTGGCGTTCGCCAAACGTGCGCGGGAAATGGGTGCACGGCATCTGATCGTGATCAGTGCGATTGGCGCGGATCCGAAATCGTCGGTTTTCTACAATCGGGTCAAAGGCGAAATGGAGCAGGCACTGCGCGCGCAGGACTGGCCGCAACTGACCATTTGCCGGCCGTCACTGTTGTTGGGTGAACGGACTGAACCGCGTCTGGCCGAGCAGCTCGCCGGGCCGCTGTCGAAGCTGATTCCCGGCAAATACCGTGGCATCGAGGCCTGCCAACTGGCGCGGGCGATGTGGCGATTGGCGCTGGAAGAGCAGGATGGGGTGCGGGTGATCGAGTCGGATGATCTCAGGAAACTGGGTAAATAATCTGAAACCGCTATCGCCAGCAGGCTAGCTCCTACACTGATCTTCAGTGAACACAACATTTGTGGGCAACCCGAAAACCTGTGGGAGCCAGCCTGCTGGCGATGGAGTGCGAAGCACTCCCAAGATCAAAAGATCGCAGCCTTCGGCAGCTCCTACACGAGATCACCTGTAGGAGCTGCCGAAGGCTGCGATCT
Encoded here:
- a CDS encoding C13 family peptidase — protein: MRSLARLAPLALTLMLTACGDGESLLPPDARLPDGGRYRGELVDGLLQGQGRVDYPNGSWYAGQFDKGQWHGQGEWHGSNGEVYRGQFQQGLFDGQGSLTTNASSYTGGFKQGRREGEGTLKENGMTYRGEFKADQYSGLGRLEMDDGSSYQGQFAHGKPNGEGQRGDASGNSFSGHFVNGQLEGNGTFNSADGDIYVGGFKNNQLHGKGRYENADGDVWLGQFKEGALTGKGELIGADGSHYIGAFSDWRFSGQGRLNLSDGSFYIGGFDNDSYAGRGTLVLTDGSVMSGTWINGQRVRDADGKLLPDTLELGLLAQGRLLEDALAAIPASTPAVELYTLTLGGDGKQSVFLRESDYVANMLNTRFGAYGQIRLVNHRDHLSDRPMATRENLRRAAQTLAERSGPEDLLFIYLTSHGTAEHELVLDQPRMELADLPADELAAVLAPLKNRDKIIVISSCYSGGFIPALKDERTLIMTASRADRVSFGCSEEANFTYFGDALFAQALNQTDDLEQAFKLAKATVAERELADNFEASEPQIWAPKTVLSHWQLLRKQQARKALQSAALNDGAIKSN
- a CDS encoding oxidoreductase, whose protein sequence is MYLTPQHVLLAGATGLTGEHLLDRLLNEPTISRVLAPSRRPLAEHPHLENPVGDPQAFLPQLSGRVDIAYCCLGTTIKQAGSEAAFRAVDLDMVVAFAKRAREMGARHLIVISAIGADPKSSVFYNRVKGEMEQALRAQDWPQLTICRPSLLLGERTEPRLAEQLAGPLSKLIPGKYRGIEACQLARAMWRLALEEQDGVRVIESDDLRKLGK